The Kiloniellales bacterium genome includes a window with the following:
- a CDS encoding D-2-hydroxyacid dehydrogenase produces the protein MSTSQPGTPKVLVLFSDTRDIREVLEPRFPDLPVTYASSTEAIGETLERVRPEVVFSIKDSGFAGDVHKAAIAFPSVRWFHVGGSGYEHVIPWDAERVTVTNGAGVLARFLAETATGAMLMLNGNLLSYRDQQRAVTWRPIPFRPLSDQTLLVVGVGAIGGYLADNAKALGMRVLGTRRSGAPHPSVEEMHPPEALPDLLGRADVVSLHLRLTEETRHTIDRAALAAMKPGAMLINTARGPVVDEPALIAALESGHLGAAYLDVFETEPLPPDSPLWSFDRVFVTPHASDNVTRWPGLFAERFADNLERWIRGEPLQSRVSP, from the coding sequence ATGAGCACGTCCCAGCCGGGCACGCCCAAAGTTCTCGTGCTGTTCAGCGACACCCGCGACATACGGGAGGTCTTGGAGCCTCGTTTCCCAGACCTGCCGGTGACCTACGCCTCCTCGACCGAGGCGATCGGCGAGACCCTGGAGCGTGTCCGTCCCGAGGTCGTCTTCTCGATCAAGGACAGCGGTTTTGCTGGCGACGTCCACAAGGCCGCCATCGCGTTCCCCTCGGTCCGCTGGTTCCACGTCGGCGGCTCGGGCTACGAGCACGTGATCCCCTGGGACGCCGAGCGGGTCACGGTGACCAACGGCGCCGGCGTGCTCGCGCGCTTCCTGGCCGAGACGGCGACCGGCGCGATGCTGATGCTGAACGGCAACCTGCTCAGCTACCGCGACCAGCAGCGCGCCGTGACCTGGCGGCCGATCCCGTTCCGCCCCTTGTCGGATCAGACCCTGCTGGTCGTCGGCGTCGGCGCGATTGGCGGCTACCTCGCGGACAACGCCAAGGCGCTCGGCATGCGCGTGCTGGGCACGCGGCGGAGCGGCGCGCCCCATCCCTCGGTCGAAGAGATGCATCCGCCGGAAGCCCTGCCCGACCTCCTGGGCCGGGCCGACGTGGTCAGCCTCCACCTGCGCCTGACAGAGGAGACCCGCCACACCATCGATCGCGCCGCCCTGGCGGCGATGAAGCCCGGCGCCATGCTGATCAACACGGCGCGCGGCCCGGTGGTCGACGAGCCGGCCCTGATCGCGGCCCTCGAGTCGGGCCATTTGGGCGCCGCCTATCTCGACGTCTTCGAGACCGAGCCGCTGCCGCCCGACAGCCCGCTCTGGTCCTTCGACCGGGTCTTCGTCACGCCGCACGCCTCGGACAACGTCACGCGCTGGCCAGGGCTCTTCGCCGAGCGCTTCGCCGACAACCTGGAGCGCTGGATCCGCGGCGAGCCGCTGCAAAGCCGGGTCTCGCCCTAG
- a CDS encoding DMT family transporter: protein MQRAETPDRRRNRPLFGIGLALASLALLSILTAMVKWLGEAYPVSQILFFRFLFALPPILYFLRRAGGVAALRTRRPLDHALRSGFGVCGIGLFFFAITEIPLAEATAIFYAAPIFVTALSVPILGEAVGPRRWTAVLVGFVGVFVITDPTGAVLGLGIMAAVASAVFSALVSIWIRRLSRSEATATIALYYNSTGTLVAGALVLIFGWRTPEPLDLLVLVSLGLIGGLAQYLMTASFRYAEASLLTPFEYLALIFAAVIGFLVWQEVPPWTTLTGAAIIVASGLFVIYREAWLAARGRKAASTAGAPDVADDKASRSC, encoded by the coding sequence ATGCAGCGGGCCGAGACCCCGGACCGGCGGCGCAACCGGCCGCTGTTCGGCATCGGCCTGGCGCTCGCCTCCTTGGCCTTGCTCTCTATCCTGACGGCCATGGTGAAGTGGCTCGGCGAGGCCTATCCGGTCAGCCAGATCCTCTTCTTCCGCTTTCTCTTCGCCCTGCCGCCGATCCTCTACTTCCTGCGCCGGGCGGGCGGCGTCGCGGCGCTGCGCACCCGGCGTCCCCTCGACCACGCCCTGCGCTCGGGCTTCGGGGTCTGCGGCATCGGGCTATTCTTCTTCGCGATCACCGAGATCCCGCTGGCCGAGGCGACCGCGATCTTCTACGCCGCGCCGATCTTCGTGACCGCGCTCTCGGTGCCGATCCTGGGCGAGGCGGTCGGGCCGCGGCGCTGGACGGCGGTTCTGGTCGGTTTCGTCGGGGTCTTCGTGATCACCGATCCGACCGGCGCGGTGCTCGGGCTCGGGATCATGGCGGCCGTGGCCTCGGCCGTCTTCAGCGCCCTGGTCTCGATCTGGATCCGTCGCCTGAGCCGCAGCGAGGCGACCGCCACCATCGCGCTCTACTACAATTCCACCGGCACGCTGGTCGCCGGGGCGCTGGTCCTGATCTTCGGCTGGCGCACGCCGGAGCCCTTGGATCTCCTGGTCCTCGTGTCCCTCGGCCTGATCGGCGGCCTGGCGCAATACCTCATGACCGCCTCGTTCCGCTACGCCGAGGCCAGCCTGCTCACGCCTTTCGAGTACCTCGCCCTGATCTTCGCCGCGGTCATCGGCTTCCTGGTCTGGCAGGAGGTGCCCCCCTGGACCACCCTGACCGGCGCCGCGATCATCGTCGCGAGCGGTCTCTTCGTGATCTACCGGGAAGCCTGGCTGGCGGCGCGCGGCCGCAAGGCCGCCTCGACAGCTGGGGCTCCCGACGTCGCCGACGACAAGGCTTCGCGATCTTGCTAG